One window from the genome of Acaryochloris thomasi RCC1774 encodes:
- a CDS encoding sodium-dependent bicarbonate transport family permease, whose product MDFLSDFLTLFLAKLQSPTLGFLIGGMVVAAVNSRLTIPDPIYKFIVFMLLLKVGLSGGIAIREANLAEMLLPAAFA is encoded by the coding sequence GTGGATTTTTTGTCTGATTTTTTGACGCTCTTTTTGGCGAAGTTGCAGTCCCCGACACTTGGCTTTCTGATTGGTGGCATGGTCGTTGCCGCCGTCAATAGCCGCCTGACCATTCCAGATCCGATTTATAAGTTCATCGTCTTCATGCTGCTGCTAAAAGTTGGCCTGAGCGGTGGTATTGCAATCCGCGAGGCCAATCTAGCAGAGATGCTGTTGCCCGCAGCGTTCGCCA